A portion of the Sphaerochaeta pleomorpha str. Grapes genome contains these proteins:
- a CDS encoding response regulator transcription factor yields MNTILVVDDDLDIRRLECFNLETNGYKTVSAENGKEALRLLATETIDAIILDIMMPVMDGLETIKEIRYGLHNSVPIIIASAKGDEGDIVMALELGADDYLTKPFSMKVMISKIKAVLRRMQTNTEGETIVRANNLTMDVTRHLCMVQDKQVDLTATEFALLYLLASNKEQVFTRAQIISKVKGNDYPVTDRSIDVQVATLRKKLGEEGNSIKTIWGIGYTFKEL; encoded by the coding sequence ATGAATACTATTCTTGTTGTCGATGATGATCTGGATATCCGCAGGCTCGAGTGTTTTAATCTTGAAACCAATGGGTACAAGACAGTTTCCGCGGAAAACGGGAAAGAAGCATTGCGCCTGCTTGCTACTGAAACGATCGATGCTATAATCCTAGATATAATGATGCCTGTCATGGACGGTTTGGAAACTATCAAGGAAATCAGATACGGCCTGCATAACAGCGTACCTATAATTATTGCATCTGCAAAAGGAGACGAAGGCGACATCGTCATGGCGCTGGAACTTGGAGCCGATGACTACCTTACCAAACCTTTCAGCATGAAGGTTATGATTTCGAAGATCAAAGCCGTACTGAGGAGAATGCAGACAAATACCGAAGGGGAGACAATTGTTCGTGCAAATAATCTGACGATGGATGTAACGAGGCATCTCTGTATGGTACAAGACAAACAAGTAGACCTCACTGCCACTGAATTTGCGCTATTGTATCTCTTAGCCTCAAACAAGGAACAGGTATTTACCCGTGCCCAGATCATAAGCAAAGTCAAGGGCAACGATTATCCGGTCACCGACCGTTCAATAGACGTGCAGGTTGCAACCTTGAGAAAGAAATTAGGAGAAGAAGGAAACTCTATCAAGACAATCTGGGGTATTGGCTATACATTCAAGGAG